A stretch of Megalobrama amblycephala isolate DHTTF-2021 linkage group LG14, ASM1881202v1, whole genome shotgun sequence DNA encodes these proteins:
- the si:cabz01032454.3 gene encoding gastrula zinc finger protein XlCGF57.1, whose translation MAFIKEESEDINVVIIKEESEEMKIEETFKVKQEDTEEQTDLMALKEEREELNETEEKDQYENHNDFINGEKSFCSEKTLTRKKGIKTGTRSYFTCFRFGKGFNQRGNLKVHMRIHNEKKTYTCQQCGKCFALKGNFNRHMRVHTGEKSYKCQQCGECFAQYGNLNVHMRIHTEKKPFACQQCGKCFALRGNFNRHMRIHTGEKPYKCQQCGDCFVEHGNLKVHMRIHTGENPYTCTQCGKRFAQHGNLKVHMRIHTGENPFICQQCGKSFTRKISLDRHMRIHTGEKPYTCPQCGISFTLKGNFNRHVRIHTGEKPYTCHQCGESFTQHENLNVHMRIHTGETPYICPQCGKRFAQRGNLKSHMKTHTGESPFNCQQCGKCFTRKISLDRHMRIHTGEKPYTCLHCGKSFHQQGNLTVHMRIHTGKCPFTCQQCGQCFNHKGSLNRHMRIHTGEKPYTCQQCGESFAQYGNLKIHSRIHTGENPYKCSQCGRSFDQHGKLNAHMRVHTGKRPYICQQCGNSFVHKGSLSWHMRIHSGEKPYTCQQSVEEVSLEKEFTPDKSLSPANSVESFVSSMQST comes from the exons atggcatttattaaagaggagagtgaagacataAATGTGGTgattattaaagaggagagtgaagaaatgaagattgaagaaacattcaaagtgaaacaagaagatactgaggaacaaacag aCTTGATGGCATTGAAAGAGGAGAGGGAAGAACTCAATGAAACTGAAGAGAAAGATCAATATGAGAATCATAATGATTTCataaatggagaaaaatcttTTTGTTCTGAAAAGACTTTAACACGAAAAAAAGGTATAAAGACAGGAACTAGAAGCTATTTCACTTGCTTTCGATTTGGAAAGGGCTTCAATCAACGAGGAAACCTTAAAgtacacatgagaattcacaatgAAAAGAAGACTTACACctgtcaacagtgtggaaaatgtTTCGCTCTAAAAGGAAACTTTAACAggcacatgagagttcacactggagagaagtcTTACAAATGTCAACAGTGTGGAGAGTGTTTTGCTCAATATGGAAACCTTAAcgttcacatgagaattcatactgaAAAGAAGCCTTTCGCctgtcaacagtgtggaaaatgtTTTGCTCTAAGAGGAAACTTTAACaggcacatgagaattcacactggagaaaagccttacaaaTGCCAACAGTGTGGAGATTGTTTTGTTGAACATGGAAACCTTAAagttcacatgagaattcacactggagagaacccttacacatgcactcagtgtggaaagagatttGCTCAACAtggaaaccttaaagtccacatgcgaattcacactggagagaaccCTTTCAtttgccaacagtgtggaaaaagtttcactcGTAAAATAAGTCTGGACaggcacatgagaattcacactggagaaaagccttacacatgccctcagtgtggaataAGTTTCACTCTAAAAGGAAACTTTAACAGGCACGttagaattcacactggagagaagccttacacctgccatcAGTGTGGAGAGAGCTTTACTCAGCATGAAAACCTTAAtgttcacatgagaattcacactggagagaccCCTTACATAtgtcctcagtgtggaaagagatttGCTCAACGTGGAAACCTTAAATCCCACATGAAAACTCACACTGGGGAGAGCCCTTTCaactgccaacagtgtggaaaatgtTTCACTCGAAAAATAAGTCTTGACaggcacatgagaattcacactggagaaaagccttacacctgccttCATTGTGGAAAAAGTTTCCATCAACAAGGAAACCTtacagtccacatgagaattcacactggaaaGTGTCCCTTCacttgccaacagtgtggacaaTGTTTCAATCATAAAGGAAGCCTCAACaggcacatgagaattcacactggagagaagccctatacatgccaacagtgtggaGAAAGTTTTGCTCAATATGGAAACCTTAAAATCCACTCAAGAATTCACACGGGTGAGAACCCTTACAAATGTTCTCAGTGTGGAAGGAGTTTCGATCAACATGGAAAGCTTAATgcccacatgagagttcacactggaaaGAGGCCTTACatatgccaacagtgtggaaataGTTTCGTTCATAAGGGAAGCCTTAGCtggcacatgagaattcacagtggagaaaagccttatacATGCCAACAAAGTGTGGAAGAAGTGTCACTTGAAAAGGAATTCACACCAGAtaaaagcctttcacctgccaacagtgttgAGAGTTTTGTTTCTTCCATgcagtccacatga
- the LOC125245737 gene encoding uncharacterized protein LOC125245737, which translates to MMKTRFRCIFLEALGVHTLFVPKVVTACVILHNICVGVGDVLEEVVEEDNQPPGELDGGESRSGAAWWAALTNEVSALHEAPLDHDYFCQP; encoded by the exons ATGATGAAAACCCGCTTCAGGTGCATCTTTTTAGAAGCACTTGGAGTACATACACTGTTTGTCCCTAAG GTGGTGACGGCGTGTGTAATTTTGCACAACATTTGTGTTGGTGTCGGGGATGTGCTGGAAGAGGTTGTGGAGGAGGACAACCAGCCACCTGGGGAGCTTGATGGTGGGGAGAGCCGGAGTGGAGCTGCTTGGTGGGCTGCGCTGACCAACGAGGTGTCTGCACTCCACGAGGCACCTCTTGACCATGACTATTTTTGCCAG CCTTga
- the LOC125245730 gene encoding gastrula zinc finger protein XlCGF8.2DB-like, giving the protein MEFFIEESEVMMHEEAFGVTYEDIEEQTDLFLLTVEREDLNEIEKNCEDLMTEEKSLTCSQTQITGSKNLEVHMSVHTGDSPFTCQHCGKSFNRKRNLNIHLNIHSEKDPFICPQCEKTFTQKKYLTAHLRIHNGETPYTCKLCEKSFSLKGNLKTHMRIHTGEKPFICAQCGKSFKQKRDLNVHMRTHTGEKPYVCEQCGKSFTHQESFKIHMRIHTGEKPFTCDQCGKSFRYRDKLNNHIRIHSRENCFRCPHCEQSFTERNNLMSHVKTHTGKKIFVCHYCEKICSKKTNLENHIRVHTGEKPFTCLQCGKSFRLKGNLNAHMRIHTRDALQES; this is encoded by the exons atggaGTTTTTTATAGAGGAGAGTGAAGTCATGATGCATGAAGAAGCATTTGGAGTGACATATGAAGAtattgaggaacaaacag ACCTGTTTTTGCTGACTGTGGAGAGGGAAGATCTGAATGAAATAGAAAAGAATTGTGAGGATTTAATGACTGAAGAAAAAtctcttacttgctcacagacTCAAATAACAGGAAGTAAAAATCTTGAAGTCCACATGAGTGTTCACACTGGAGATAGCCCTTTCACCTGCCAGCactgtggaaaaagtttcaataGAAAAAGAAACCTTAACATCCACTTAAATATTCATTCTGAAAAGGATCCGTTCATATgccctcagtgtgaaaagacattTACACAGAAAAAATACCTTACTGCCCACCTAAGAATCCACAATGGAGAGACCCCATATACCTGCAAACTGTGTGAGAAGAGTTTCTCACTAAAAGGAAATCTTAAgactcacatgagaattcacactggagagaagccattcatatgtgctcagtgtggaaagagttttaaacAGAAAAGAGACCTTAATgtccacatgagaactcacactggagagaagccttacgtCTGCGAAcaatgtgggaagagcttcacaCACCAAGAAAGTTTTAAgattcacatgagaattcacaccggagagaagcctttcacatgtgatcagtgtggaaagagtttcagatatAGAGACAAGCTTAATAATCACATAAGGATTCACTCAAGGGAGAACTGTTTCAGATGTCCTCACTGTGAACAGAGTTTCACAGAAAGGAATAATCTTATGAGTCATGTAAAAACTCACACTGGAAAGAAGATTTTCGTGTGTCATTACTGTGAAAAGATTTGCTCAAAGAAAACAAACCTTGAGAATCACATAAgggttcacactggagagaagccttttacttgtcttcagtgtggaaagagtttcagactTAAAGGAAACCTAAATgctcacatgagaattcacactagaGATGCCTTACAAGAGTCTTAG